The nucleotide sequence tgacgatggtgatcatgacggtgcttcggagatggagatcacaagcacaagatgatgatggccatatcatatcacttatattgattgcatgtgatgtttatctttttatgcatcttatcttgctttgattgacggtagcattataagatgatctctcactaaattatcaagaagtgttctccctgagtatgcaccgttgcgaaagttcttcgtgctgagacaccacgtgatgatcgggtgtgataggctctacgtcaaatacaacgggtgcaaaacagtttgcgcacgcagaatactcaggttaaacttgacgagcctagcatatgcagatatggcctcggaacacggagaccgaaaggtcgagcgtgaatcatatagtagatatgatcaacataacaatgttcaccactgaaaactactccatctcacgtgatgatcggtcatggtttagttgatttggatcacgtgatcacttagaggattagagggatgtctatctaagtgggagttcttaagtaatatgattaaattgaacttaaatttatcatgaacttagtcctggtagtattttgctaatcatgttgtagatcaatagctcgcgttgttgcttccctgtgtttattttgatatgttcctagagaaaattgtgttgaaaaatgttagtagcaatgttgcggatttgatccgtgatctgaggttaaatcctcattgctgcacagaagaattatgtccttgatgcaccgctaggtgacggacctattgcaggagcagatgcagacgttatgaacgcttggctagctcaatatgatgactacttgatagtttaagtgcaccatgcttaacagcttagaatcgggacttcaaagatgttttgaacatcatggaccatatgagatgttccagtaattgaagttaatatttcaagcaaatacccgagttgagagatatgaagtctccaacaagttctatagctaaaagatggaggagaatcgctcaactagtgagcatgtgctcagattgtctgggtacttcaatcgcttgaatcaagtgggagttaatcttctagataagatagtgattgacagaattctctagtcaccatcaccaagttagtagaacttcgtgatgaactatgacatgcaagggataacggaaacgattcccaagctcttcgtaatgcggaaattgacgaaggtagaaaccgagaaaaacatcaagcgttgatggtagacaagaccactagtttcaagaaaaggggcagaaggaagaaggggaacttcaagaagaacagcaagcaagttgctgctcaagtgaagaagcccaagtctgatcctaagcctgagactaagtgtttctactgcaaagggactggtcactggaagcggatctaccccaagtgattggcggaaaagaaggatggcaaagtgaacataagtatatttgatatacatgttattgatgtgtactttactagtgtttatagcaacccctcagtatttgatactagttcaattgctaagattagtaactcaaaacgggagttgcagaataaacagagactagttaagggtgaagtgacgatgtatgttggaagtggttccaagattgatatgatcatcgtcgcacactccctatactttcgggattagtgttgaacctgaataagtgttatttggtgttggcgttgagcatgaatatgatttgatcatgtttattgtaatacggttattcatttaagtaagagaataaattgttgttctgtttacatgaatgaaaccttatatggttacacacccaatgaaaatagttcgttggatctcgatcatagtgatacacataatcataatattgaaaccaaaagatgcaaagttaataatgataagtgcaacttgtttgtagcactgccgtttaggtcatattggtgtaaagcgcatgaagaaactccatactgatgggcttttggaatcacttgattatgaatcagttgatgcttgcgaaccatgcctcatgggcaagatgactaagactctgttcttcggaacaatggagcgagcaatagatttgttgaaaatcatacatactgatgtatgtggtccgatgaatattgaggctcgcgacaggtatcattattttctgatcttcacagatgatttgagcagatatgagtatatctacttgatgaaacataagtctgaaacatttgaaaagttcaaagaatttcagagtgaagtgaaaaatcatcgtaacaagaaaataaagtttctacgatctgatcatagagaagagtgtttgagttacgagtttggccttcagttaaaaacaatgtgaaatagtttcactactcatgccacctagaacaccacaatgtaatggtgtgtccgaacgtcataaccgtactttattagatatggtgcgatctatgatgtgtcttaccgatctaccactatcgttttggggttatgcattagagacagctgcattcacgttaaatagggcaccatctaaatccgttgagacgacaccgtgtgaactatggtttggcaagaaacctaagctgtcgtttcttaaatttggggttgcgatgcttatatgaaaaagtttcatcctgataagctcaaaactcaaatcggagaagagcgtcttcataggatatccaaaggaaactattggatacaccttctatcacagatccgaaaggcaagacttttgttgctaaattcggaaactttctggagaaggagtttctctcgaaagaagtgagtgggaggaaagtagaacttgacgaggtaactgtacctgctcccttactggaaagtagttcatcacagaaaactgtttcagtgacacctacaccagttagtgaggaagccaatgataatgatcatgaaacttcagatcaagatactactgaacctcgtagatcaaccagagtaagatccgcaccagagtggtacggtaatcctgttctggaggtcatgctactagatcatgatgaacctacgaactatgaagaagcgatggtgagcccagattccgcaaagtggctagaagccatgaaatctgagatgggatccatgtatgagaacaaagtatggactttggttgacttgcccgatgatcggcaagcaattgagaataaatggatctttaagaagaagactgacgctgatggtaatgttactgtctacaaagctcggcttgtcgcaaaaggttttcggcaagttcaaggaattgattacgatgagaccttctcactcgtatctatgcttaagtctgtccgaatcatgttagcaattgccgtattttatgaaatctggcaaatggataaacaaaactgcattccttaatggatttattaaagaagagttgtatatgatgcaaccagaaggttttgtcaatcctaaaggtactaacaaaatgtgcaagctccagcgatccatctgtggactggcgcaagcatctcggagttggaatatacgctttgatgagttgatcaaagcatatagttttatacagacttgcggtgaagcctgtatttacaagaaagtgagtgggagcactacaacatttctgatgaagtatatgtgaatgacatattgttgatcggaaataatgtagaattattctgtaaagcataaaggaatgtttgaaaggagtttttcaaagaaagacttcggtaaagctgcttacatattaagcatcaagatctattgagatagatcaaaacgcttgataagattttcaatgagtacataccttggcaagattttgaaatagttcaaaatggaacagtcaaagaaagagttcttgcctgtgttgcaaaggtatgaaattgagtaagactcaaatcccgaccacagcagaaaatagaaaaaaaatgaaaagtcattccctgtgcctcagtcataggttctataaagtatgctatgctatgtaccagacctattgtataccttactctgaatttggcaagagagtacaatagtgatctaggagtagatcactggacattggtcaagaatatccttagtaaggactaaggagatgttttctcgattatggaggtgataaaagagtttgttgtaaaagttacactaagtctcaacctggatacatattgaaagtgggagcaattagctagagtagctccgtgcagagcattgttgacataaatatttgcaaaatacttacggatctgaatgtgacagacccgttgactaagattctctcacaagcaaaaacatgatcgcaccttagtactccttgggtgttaatcacatagcgatgtgaactagattactgaatctagtaaaccctttgggtgttggtcacatagcgatgtgaactatgggtgttaatcacatggtgatgtgaactattgctgttaaatcacatggcgatgtgaactagattattgactctagtgcaagtgggagactgaaggaaatatgccctagaggcaataataaagttattatttatttccttatatcatgataaatgtttattattcatgctagaattgtattaaccggaaacataatacatgtgtgaatacatagacaaacagagtgtcactagtatgcctctacttgactagctcgttaatcaaagatggttatgtttcctgaccatgaacaatgagtttttatttgattaacgaggtcacatcattagttgaatgatctgattgacatgacccattccattagcttagcacctgatcgtttagtatgttgctattgctttcttcatgacttatacatgttcctatgactatgagattatgcaactcccgtttaccggaggaacactttgggtactaccaaacgtcacaacgtaactgggtgattataaaggagtactacaggtgtctccaatggtcgatgttgggttggcgtatttcgagattaggatttgtcactccgattgtcggagaggtatctctgggccctctcggtaatacacatcacataagccttgcaagcattacaactaatatgttagttgtgagatgatgtattacggaacgagtaaagagacttgccggtaacgagattgaactaggtattggataccgacgatcgaatctcgggcaagtaacataccgataacaaagggaacaacgtatgttgttatgcggtctgaccgataaagatcttcgtagaatatgtaggagccaatatgggcatccaggtcccgctattggttattgaccggagacgtgtctcggtcatgtctacattgttctcgaacccgtagggtccgcacgcttaaggttacgatgacagttatattatgagtttatgcattttgatgtaccgaaggttgttcggagtcccggatgtgatcacggacatgacgaggagtctcgaaatggtcgagacataaagattgatatattggaagcctatgtttggacatcggaagtgttccgggtgaaatcgggattttaccgggttaccgggagggttaccggaaccccccgggaaccatatgggccttcatgggccttagtggaaaggagaaaggggcagcccaagggggctgcgtgcctccccccttcccctagtcctattaggactaggagaggtggccggccacccctctccctctttcccccttgggaatcctagttggaataggattggaggggagtcctactcccggtaggagtaggactcctcctgcgccacctcctcctggccggcgcctcctccccccttggctcctttatatacggaggcaggggcacctctaaacacacaagttgacacaagttgatccacgtgatcgattccttagccgtgtgcggtgccccctgccaccatattcctcgataatactgtagcggagtttaggcgaagccctgctgctgtagttcatcaagatcgtcaccacgccgtcgtgctgacggaactcttccccgacactttgctggatcggagtccggggatcgtcatcgagctgaacgtgtgctcgaactcggaggtgccgtagtttcggtgcttgatcggttggatcgtgaagacgtacgactacttcctctacgtcgtgtcatcgcttccgcagtcggtctgcgtagggtacgtagacaatactcttcccctcgttgctatgcatcacatgatcctgtgtgcgcgtaggaaaatttttgaaattactacgaaacccaacatttcgggcatcgggacaagtttcggggttatcggtatattgtaccgggaccaccggaggggtcccgggggcccaccaggtggggccacccatccccgggggccacatgggctgtggggggtgcgccttggcctacatgggccaagggcaccagccccactaggcccatgcgcctaggttttccaagggggaggagtcctactagtggaaggcacctcctaggtgccttggggggggggggggaaccccccttggccgccgcaccccctaggagattggatctcctagggccggccacccccccttggcacccctatatatagtggggggagaggagggacttcatacctgagtccttggcctttggttgcctccttctccctccccaacacctcctccaactccatagtgcttagcgaagctctgccggagtactgcagctccaccaacaccacgccgtcgtgctgctgctggtgccatctccctcaacctctcctcccttccttgctggatcaagaaggaggagacgtggctgttccgtacgtgtgttgaacgcggaggtgccgtccgttcggcgcaggtcatcggtgatttggatcacgtcgagtacgactacatcatcaccttgcaagcttccgcacgcgatctacaagtggtatgtagatgcaaactctctccctagactcgttgcttagatgaactcatagatggatcttggtgaaaccgtaggaaaattttaattttctgcaacgttccccaacacatcgatcatcgatagtcaacccgtgattaataataatgatctagtttaatatttgaattatgaacgtaggccggaaatgcCGTACTCATCgaacgacgaaaaccgcccgggggagtgcgactggtgccacgacgaccgaggtatctgcgacaggttcattgtgctggacgaagatcgtcgcttcagcattaagctcgaggagaccttcgatgttcatacggtacgcaaccgacgataaaagtttttttcgtaattactcatgacttcaactattttaatcatgacaatatttttcatcttttccaattcgactagcttatcccatgctttgcaagacgctatgtcttggagaggatgggttttgaagaccatgaaagtttggaaaccaaaaaaaatatcctaagtacccatcatggtgtggattttcaagtaaagctgtacaatgcttagagtgtaacccattttggttgcaaaaattgggaagcactttgcaagatgtatggttttgatgagggtatgcttgttaccatggatcttggtgatcctataatcgagcaagagagacctacgatttttgtccttgtggatacacctccaattcttccccccatgtgagcttaacatagttattaagtaatttatattgtttatttcaaaatagttgacaacttattctccattgacagcttattttcattcttcaaagaatgtgcggaagatggtagacagaacctactacaccgaaggctccaaactaacttatcaggagaaaaatcatctggtcgcattttgtactgatcttgagaattacaatgcctacaatcgaactcctcaacattatggtcaatacgtgccactagtgcacgtgttgaactacggtaactaccatggagataccctggtaagatttttgtactattacaacatccgtgcatctttttgcacacttctaaaactagtacatcatatcattgctaactacgaagttattactatgtttttcaacagataatcccgaatgattgtgtgcctcatctgatgtatacacacggtagccttcatgttttgaacatacaaccaagtcgtcctacgaatctcaactgtccataccgggtttctaaaataagtggagacctgagaatcaaagaatggaaaaaatgtatggacagtcgtaaggagcttcttggaagcaacattcagcgaagggcaaaaattggagacaggatgatcgccattcttcataatggagagccagggtctatattgttttatgctattttacctatgGAGAGCCAGGATCTTGGATCTTGTTCATGATCTTTACTTCATGTTTTACTGAATTACAAATTCATTTTTTATAGGAGAGTTATGAAATTATTTATTTATTAACCTTCTTAATATATACCTTACCATTTTTTATTCTATTATTACTCATGAATAAATACTCAAATACTTAGGTATTACTATTTGTAGTTTTCATTAGGAATGGTCTCTTGATATGTTTACTAACATGGTCATTGTCTTGCAAGTCTTTTTcattttcttcctttccttccgTTCTTACTCCCTTCTTCCATAAATTAGGTTCCATGACTTTTTTAAGGGTATCTCAAATTAAAATACCAGGTCAGACAAAATTGGCAAATATTAcaggtacacacacacacacacacacacacacacacacacacacacacacacacacacacacacacacccctacaACTAACAGGTTAATATGTCCACCTTTTTTCAGAATGGAAAATCTTAAAACAAACCAACATGGTAGGATGCCAAGAACATGGAACAAATATAAATTGCACAATAGGAGTGGTAATGAAAAGTTAGTATAGTATGCATGGCAAGGAAATACCTGATTACGTCGTAACATATATTTTATATATCAATGAGAAAATCAAACTTACCTAAGACAACAATATGTTTGCCAAGAGCTCACATTTGTGAATTTGATCACCTTTCGTTCCAATTTTCTACAGACAAATCAAATAATTCATTCTCATGATAAAATTTTAAAAATTCTAGCCTGCACATGGGGCGGCCGCTCTGCTagtacacaaaaaagacaaataaatatagcaaaaataggCCAATTCTTTGTTGGGCCGAGATTTTTAGTAGCTTACATTGAGACCCATAAAAAAAATAAACAGATTTCTTTCTTACATGTGTCATTTGTTTGAGCATTGTTAATTCTACATTGACTAGACCTAGTCACACACATATTTTCAAAAAGAATACATATGTCGACTCAAACTTACAACATATAGTAGTACAGTTCTGTATGAAGTGAGTGTACATGACAAGAAAGCCTATACAGTGACGATTATAAGTTTATAAACACTTCACCACGGTGAAGCAACAACACTATTCCTGTTTAGAAAGGAAGGAAGAAGAATCATCACCATTACTGTCGTGACGACTCTAGTGAGGCTCTAAGCTATCTAGGTATCTTTATTCTCCAGGGAGTATACATATGTACTGGATGAATAACATggaatctatacctactaataaagcaaggtgatattcttagtttcgtcccgcgattagatgatttttttgagttttttttatCTGGCGAGGTGGTACTATTCACATGTTGGGTTTCTGTCGTCCGTCGCACAATTTGCCTCTGGAGTTCGCATGAATTACCCACCTATGCCACCGGTAAGTTGGAAAAAcaatttgttttttttctttaaGTCGGCCGTTTGTTTTGATACAATAAGGAGCCAACCCACCAGCAAATTACAACTGCATGGCCAGACCGACTGGCTAGACCCTCGCACTTCCACCTAGGAGACCAAGGTTCGACCCCAGAATCTCCACTTTTTGCTCCTCTTTTCTCTATTAGATAAGATGCCTGATTGGGCCAGCCCAACGCGGCCTacaacacttttttttctttctttttcactTCTAATACATTCGCTTTGTATTTTCTTCTTTTGGCTTTATTTcgaaatactataaatattttaattaTAAAAATCACTTATATGCGGACTTTGAaagaatgttaatcatgcattaaacaaatgtgaagcttgtatagaaaaaatgttttcATTATATACAAACAAGTACAGTGTGTatagaaaaataataatatatttttcattCTTTAGTAAATGTTAATCGTGCATCAAAAAAATTAAATGTGCATGgaaaaaatgtttctgatgtatatataaaaaatgtatacaaaaacATATACAATGTGTATGGAACAAAGTAGACATAAAAATTATAAGTTTTCAAAATATTATCATGTACCATGTTGTTAAACGTGTAcgtaaaaaatgttcttgatgtatacaaaaaagtAGAATGTGTATAAAATAAGTAGACATAAAAAATAAATAGGTTTTGGAAAATGTTAACCATGAAATTGGAAAGTATTAAgcgtgtatataaaaatgtttctgatgtagGAAAAATGTACAATGTTCCTGATACAAGCTTTACGTAAACCAATGGCTTGACTTTAATTTTCATATTGTTTTAAATTGTTTCCATAATTTTTTTCTTGAGAATATCGATGTTGATATGCAAACTTGAACATTTGGTATGCATTCCCTTGCAAATTGATTGTTTTCGATGGAGTTGTCTAACATGTTTGCGACCAAATTAATACTTGACTTGGATTACAAAAAACACATATATCAAGGAGGCAAAAATAATGCTCTTTTGCAAATGTTATTTTCATCATAATGCAAATATTTGTTGGGCACCACCGAGAAGGAACGACAACAAATGCGTAAAGAGATATTTGCAACTAGATAGATATTTATATTGTCTAAATTGGAAACACCTTGAATACACTTTAAAAATCATCACGTCTTTATGTTTTTGCGCAACATCACTTAtcattttgtttttcatgtgacatCGTTCACGATTTCAAGAGATTTACTGATGTCTCGAGTGTGTATGAAATGTGATTTTTtcactcccgttgcaacgcacgggcttgtTTGCTAGTATAACTTAATATCATACAGTCTAGCCCACACGTACGCTCGAATGGATTTTAATTAACTATTATTACGTGTATACTACTCCACCACCTTCCCCGATCTCGTTATGATCGATGGCCGGCCGTGTAGCAGCGAGGAACGAATTAGAACATGACGGTGTCGCCTTCGACGTCGTTGAGCCACCCGAATTTGTCCATGTAGGGGTTGGCCGTGTTGGCCGGCGGGTAGTCGTCGACGCAGTCCGCCCACGCGCCCTTGTCGGCCATGTCGCCCTTCACCTCCCACATGCAGCTGTTGCACTTGAACCCGGAGCCGAAGGTCACCATGAGCACCCTGTCCCCTCTCTGAAGCCTCCCCTTGGCCTCCATGTACGACAGCACGTACCACAGGCTGCTCGCCGACGTGTTCCCCCACCGGTGCAGCGTCATCCGTGCCGGCTCCACGTCGCCGTCGTCCAGCCCCAGGCTCCGCTTCACCGCCTGGATCACCGCCGTGCCGCCCGGGTGCAGGCAGAAGTGGTCCACGCCCGACTTAAAGTTGATCTTCGGGCCCTCGCTTTTCCCGCCGTGCttgcgcgaggaggaggagagcttCCTCAGCACGAGGCCGGCGGCGAACCGCGCGAGCTCGGTCACAGGGAGGATGCGCGGCGCCAGCGTCCGGAGGTTGACGGTGAAGGCCCTGACGGCAGCCTTGGGGAGCGCCTTGCTCAGGCTGATCCCGACGCGCCCGTCCGCGTCCTCCCGCTGCTGCGCGCACGCGTGCGCGTCGTCGTTGGCGGCGATGTTGGAGCGCACCAGGCAGGTGAGCTCCATCTTGGCGCGCCCGCGCAGCGCCGGGTCGTTGCTCAGCAGCACCGCCGACCCGCCGCACCGGAACAGCATGTTGCCCAGCATCATCGACTTGTCGGTGCCGGGGTACCAGTTGGGCGCGATGGACTCCGTCGACACCACCAGCGCCGTCGCGTTCCGCCGCGTCCGCAGCGCGTTGCGCGCCAGGTCCAGCGAGATCAGCCCGGCGCTGCATCCCATCCCGGACAGATTGTAGGCGGCCACGTCCTGCCGCATGCCGTACCGGCGCACGATCCTGGAGACTATGGACGGCGCGGGGGAGAACATGGACACGTTCACGACCAGCACGTCGACGTCCCGGGGCTTGATCAAGCCGCCGCTCTTGGCGAAGAGCTCGGCGATGGCGTCGTCGATGAAGGCGTCCATCTCGTCCACCGCGTCCTGGTGCGTCGGCGTGTCCTCCCGGCTGTCGAGGATGTTGCGCGGGGAGTACGTCtcctcgccgatgccggagccgaCGATGACACGGAGGAGGAAGCGGTACTCGGACAGCCCGAGGCGTGGGTTGCGCTCGATCAGTGCGCCGGCCATCTCAGTTGTCACCTTGCGGTCGTCGGACGGCTTGTGGCACACGTAGTCCAGGAGGTAGCATCGCGACTGCCGGCGCCGGAGGACGGCGGCCCAGGCCAGGTAGGCCACCGCGTGCGCAAAGAGGAGCACGGTGAGCAAGAGCAGCAGCTCCATGCTGGTTGATCTCGAGTGAATTAACTTGCTGATCTCCCGGGCAACAAGTGGGCAGTAGAGAGGTAGGTGCACTGGGTTAGCTGGCTAGTTGTATGTTTGTGTCGGGAAGAAGAAGGGTTTTGTAGCTCTCAAGTGCAGTGG is from Triticum aestivum cultivar Chinese Spring chromosome 1B, IWGSC CS RefSeq v2.1, whole genome shotgun sequence and encodes:
- the LOC123105435 gene encoding 3-ketoacyl-CoA synthase 12 — encoded protein: MELLLLLTVLLFAHAVAYLAWAAVLRRRQSRCYLLDYVCHKPSDDRKVTTEMAGALIERNPRLGLSEYRFLLRVIVGSGIGEETYSPRNILDSREDTPTHQDAVDEMDAFIDDAIAELFAKSGGLIKPRDVDVLVVNVSMFSPAPSIVSRIVRRYGMRQDVAAYNLSGMGCSAGLISLDLARNALRTRRNATALVVSTESIAPNWYPGTDKSMMLGNMLFRCGGSAVLLSNDPALRGRAKMELTCLVRSNIAANDDAHACAQQREDADGRVGISLSKALPKAAVRAFTVNLRTLAPRILPVTELARFAAGLVLRKLSSSSRKHGGKSEGPKINFKSGVDHFCLHPGGTAVIQAVKRSLGLDDGDVEPARMTLHRWGNTSASSLWYVLSYMEAKGRLQRGDRVLMVTFGSGFKCNSCMWEVKGDMADKGAWADCVDDYPPANTANPYMDKFGWLNDVEGDTVMF